The Theobroma cacao cultivar B97-61/B2 chromosome 1, Criollo_cocoa_genome_V2, whole genome shotgun sequence genome contains the following window.
AGAAGGTTTAATCACTTTGAAATTATGGTCGTTTCCATACATTACCACCCAAAGCCAAAAAGGCCACTCCCTCTGTCGTCATGTGTCTCTCTTTACATTCTTGGATGCTCATGTCCCAAAATAAGTAGTTAGCTTTGAAAAATCAAGAAACAAATTTAGGATTGGCAGTAAGCAGACATCACTCACAGCTGTAGGATCTGCAACAAAAATCCTTGAAATCAGATGCCGACACTCTGGAGATATTTGGACAACATCAGGAATGGAATACTGGACGCTGAGAATTCTCTGCATGAACCAATAAAAGACATGAGCCAACAGTTTCTTTGGGGAAAAAAATAAGACTAATGCAGTAACAAGGTTCAATAATATACTTGTATGGTCTTCCGAAAATCTTTTGGCTCATCAGGATCCTCAAAAGGATATGCCCCAACCAGCATCACATACAAGGTAACCCCACATGACCAGACATCTGCAATCTGGTATCATAAGACAAAGTCATTCACTCGttttactaattaaaatattctcaCATCAACATGCAAATTAATTGAAACAAGCACATAGGCCAAAGTATAACTCACTTGGACAAAAGAACACCATAGAGAGTCAGGTAATACCATTGCTAACTCTCTCTGATGTTAATTTGTGCATATTTGGATATCAATAAATTACCTATTGTTCAAGATCCAGTCACAATTTGTAAATATTTGCCTTGTGTTAACATGGCCCATAAGACATAGTAAGGTTTAAGAAGAGTGTAAAGAAAAGTGCAACCATAAGACCAGTTCCTATTCATCAAGAAATAAAACTACTGATATAAGCTTCACTCTCCAGTCACAGCTGACCAAataaaacaaacaagaaaCCAACTTCCCATGCTGTCCCTGACAATATACTATATTCAGAAAAGTGTAAGTAACTTCAAACCTAATCATCGACGCTCAACAATAAGAGTTTAAAGGACCAAAATTCATTCCAATACTAAACCAGATCCATCCAACAAATCAGCACATTTTATATAAGCAGACAAATGATTAACCAATTTATGCCTTCCTAGTCAAAGGACTGCCTATGCAGCTGAGGATCATTTCTAGTTAGCATATTTTGCAAACAAGTTATTGATAGTCAACTGAAGTTTTCAATCAACTAACAGGTGAAAACCATcaattttatgtaatttcaCCCACACACACAACTAGAAAACAATGACATCTACCTCTTAAGCCTTAACAAGGAATTGCATGTTAATAGTAAACTGACATTCCAAACTAATTTGAATTATCTTGTAAATATACCTTGCCATCATATTCTCGCCTTAGGAGCACCTCAGGAGCAATGTATGCAGGAGTTCCAACAGTAGATTTAGGTTGCGAATGAAGAACTGAAGACTGAGAAGAACAACCACAACCAAACATATAAACATGATAATCATCTCAGAAAATCATAAAACCTATTAGAaaccaaaagaagaaatttcttAATGGAAAACTTATAAAGTTGCATGATATTGTTCACTCAAATGTACCAAAAGAAATGGAAGCAAATGCCAAGAAAGAAGCAAATGAGCACAAGAACTTTTaagcaaagaaaaatcatCATAATCCTATATAGAAGAAGTACAACCTCACCGAAGAAAATGATACTAAATGTTTCACATTATAGAAAGTAGAACCATTAACATCAAGTCCAAGCATCAAACGATAGGATAACAACAAAGATTCCAGCAAGGTATACCTTAGAGTACCCAAAATCACATATCTTAAGCCGAGGAGCTGGACTTCCGTCCAACAAAGTGTTTTCCAACTTCAAATCACGGTGGCATACTTGCTTCATCAAGGGAGAAAAAACATCACATCAAtgagaaaaatagtttatcaagtcacacataatacaatttcaacaacaaataaatgtataaattatgACTACCATTGCGTGGCAATAACTAACTCCGGATATAAGTTGTTGAAAGAAGAAGCGAGCCTGCACCAAAATCGTGAATATAGATATAAAACAAAACCACAACTAAAACGGGattcaaaatgaatgaaaaatagaaggaaaacGAACCTCATCTTCATTGAATCTACCAGCAGCAcaaattctctcaaaaagCTCTCCTCCAGATGCATATTCCATTACAATGGCAAGATGAGTAGGTGTTAAAATAACCTAGCATCACAATTTTCCATAAATAGTTAATCACGacattaacttaatttttaaaaataaaataaaataaaaacagtaAGTATAAACCTTACCTCTTTGAATCTAACAATATTGGAATGCCTCAATGACCtatgattaataatttctCTTTGAACATTTTCATCTATCTGTATAGCACAAGTAGCACAAATTTTAATGAGATAATTTATTAATCcgaatattaaaaattaaaaattagaaactaaaaaaaaaagttagttAAAGTAGTTGAGAAAGCAGGAAAAACATTTCCGAAATTGACAAAATTAATATAACCCCCGCAATAAATTCCCGCAACttagaaaatatgaaaatccAGAAACATAAAGCTTTATCTTCAATAAATACCATAATAATCCAAACGAACTTATTTCCATAAATAGAGCAAAACCACAACAACAAGACATCGCTGACTATAAATTTACAAAACTAACCTTATCGCCTCTCTCGATGTACTTGACAGCAACTAGGTCTTTGGTAACCTTATCTCTCATAAGCCGGGCGACTCCGAAATTACCCGCCCCGATATCTCTGACGAAATCGTAACGGTCACTGTCGTGCATGATCGGCATATCCATAGCCGGCCCGACTGTTAGGTCCGCCCGATCcatatttctctcttttcagTGTCCGATTCTACACCTACGACAAGAGCAACTCACGACCACATCACCGAACTGAACCTCAACACGGACGTAGTTTAGTTTAGATGAGTCACTGAGTTGAAAGAGTcgattaatgaaaaaaaaaaaaaaaaaaagcgtTTTCGTCTTTAGTTGATCGGCGATCAATAGAGTGGTTCTGCAACAGTGAAGGGAGGAGGCGAGGACTTTTTGGGGAAGCTGAAGTGACAATGCCAAGGAAATATCTGCTAGGTGCAAGGAGGAGAAGAGAAATGCGGCGTCGTTTGGAGGTGGTTGCTCGGTGGGTAACGAATAGGATTGGCTCCTTTTTTAGGCTGTCTTGTTATATATGGATTAATTTGACCTTTTTGCTGCTTTTTATCAGGACCCGAATGACTTAAATATCCCTGATTTGGATAATTTTAAAGAGGAGTCACGTGGATTTGGAATGCTTGGGAGAATTTATTCGGTATTATGCTGTCTTTTACATGTTAAAGTGATCCGACGGTTCGGTTTGATCCTTCGTTGCCCAAATGAACACGcaatgatatatttttttatgattatctcttttgctttcctttttttcctaaaaaattaatttccatcaattaaaattaaaatgaagatAATACTATATAGTATTTTATATACTAGTAAATTATTTCATTTCCATATTTCATACATATTACATATAAATCAATATGTTTTTTTGTATGTATCAACAACCTTGcttaattatgtattttttataaatgagATTAAATTTGATATATTATTCGATTgattatcattaaaaatatattattatttttaacttcaaCAAATCATTCGATGCTAAAGCAACATGCATTGTGTGCTAAACTTGATTTATcactttaattaatcatttcaaATAGATTTCAATTAATAGATGCACTAACATGTTGgacatttaatttaaaacattaaaaactaATCCCTAACCTTTAATCTGAattaatgtaattaattttgtaaatacgaattattaaattttatatcatatgcgtgataattaaaaataaaacaaaattttctgaTTTTCAAGCATGGTTACGTGCAAAAATAATACTTTCAGAAATTAACTTTCCTTTCTATTGAGGAAAAGCATGTGATTGGCTGAGAGCATGGTGTCGGGCACGCATAGTGCAATCACCTTGAAAGGATGTTTTGGTCAATTCAGGTGGAATGGATTGTCCATTCGTGGACAAAGCCTTCGGAACAAAGGAAAGTTTCTGACTTTCAAGCGGTAGTTTtccaaataaagaaattagCATGTGGTAAGAATACACCCCACGCAACAAGGAACAAGAACTACACCAATCTAGCACCCTCGATAGACTCGACCTTTCGGAAAGGTCAATGATCCGACGGTATAGAACCTTTCAAAGGCAGCGGTAACGTACTACGTTAAAACATTTTGAAGATTTATAGTTTTGTAGTAGATTGGAAAAGGGAATCTCTCCAGCAATAGGCTGCTTCCCAACGACAAAGAGAGGCTTGTATTTTAAAGAAGCACATAGCACCTTTAAGCATAATTAAGGTAAAAAGCATAAGGTTTAATCCATGGGAATCAAATCGTGATATctctattaaaaaataattactttttttgttaagtattaaaaccatatatatatatatatatatatatatactactATTANAATTTGAGTTCGAACAATTTTAATCAGTAATAATAacatttatcaaaaaataaattaatttggtatataattgaataattCCACTTACAAGTTACAAGTCACAATTAAACTTTGTAATTTAAACCGgttaaaaagagaagaaaagatgaaaatatTACTTTCGACGTTGAATACGTTTTTATTCAAAAgtttaatcaaaaataaaaatagccAATTTTATTAGGTTTGAActgtttttttgtttggttgaaaTTATAGAAAAGGTAGAAAAATTGACTAAAACCCACCAATACTTAAGGACCCCACCATAAAAACTCTGTCGTTTTAAAAGGGTCGGATTGCCAATCAAGTTGTTGTTTGTCTTACATTCGTGCACCATCTTTATCAGTAAAGTCCATTTAATGCAGTCTATTTCCGTTGATTAATTCTGGGCTGAAATGATTCCAATTATCCATGTgctatctttcttttcttttcttttcccagATTCAGGTGCACATCTTTCCCTTTCATTGGCCTTTTGCTTTACTTTTacttagtttctttctttctttctctttggttGAGCCAGCAATATTCCTAAATGGTTAGGACGATAAATACAATGAATATGACATTCGATATTTGTCTTTTTGCTATATTGAGAACGATTGGATATGTGTTGCAAGGCATGTCGTTGATCTGGAGAAGCAATCTCAGCTGTTCATTTTCCTTATTAATGATACCACATTATCAACCAATCAGAAACGACAGATAACTTTACAAAATTTGCTTTCAAAGACAGAGCATTTTGCTGGATAATTGGATATCCTTTCAAATGATTCCACCTACCCAAAGCTTCATACAATTAACACCGTCCATTCTCATATGACattttatggttttttttctctaaattaACATTTTGTGAATAATAGCTATCTCAACTAATATTCTGTGaagagtttttattttcacaataaattatattattaattttatctaataaaattatcaaaatattatggCTAAATACCCaaattaacttttaaattgtaataaaaaattaattaagtttttttattcttttattgtatttaaataaatctctaaatttttattttaaatcaaataaatcattctTACTAGCTATTGactaatttttgttaatcaactgtataattaaaaattttattccaCGTGGTAGATTTTGTATTTAAACTTGCTGACTAGAAATTagattttccctttttacctattcatatatttaaaaatctttagCTTAgggatttgaaaaaaattaaaaagcacCCTAATTACTTCAAACTAAGTCTTAATtacaaataagtttttaacaaaaaaagcaCTTGAGTTTAACAAAAAAACCCAAACTAGGGAGACATTCAAGTAGACTTTTTGttgcaaatttttttcatgatCATAACACTTTCAAGATGAACATTTGCTTCAAGTATGCAAGAGTCATCTTCAATTTGTATCTATTtcttaacataataaatttcaaaatgaagattaattttttttgttttataattgtGTTGGAGATTACAAGGAGTGTTTCGTTGAAAGTTGGGAGGTTCAACTTTGATTTCGGAAAAGTCCTTTCAATATATGGGATATACTGATCATTAATACCAAGCTTCAAATTCTTATTCTAACCATTACACAAACAAGTTTCCAATTGTGAAGCAACACTAAGATTAGCTATATGGAGGGGATGGATTaatcagaaagaaaagggtATTCTTTAAAGGctgattcttttgctttaaATCCCTAGAGATTATTTATTGAGacagtaaataattaagagTTTTAGAATAAGAATTCTGGTAGATTATTGATTGAGACAAGAGATAATGAAAAAGGGTcttgcaaatttttttttttaagtagaAGGAacaatttcaccttaaaaagAATTGTTGTTTCTCTTTAAtacgaaaattaatataagtttgcacaaataaaataaaatgacacGTGACATGTTATAAAATTGTCAATTGTACCGTTGACTAACAGAAATTGGtgaaaaaaacttatttaatttaaaataaaattttaaatatttatttgaaaagcaataaaagaatataggtcttaattgattttttttgtatagtTTGGAAGCTTATTTAAGTATTTAaccaaatatattattaatttaaagttattttttattaatttttattagataGAATTAACGATCTAACTACGTGCGggttaataaaaattattcacaatatattaatagaaaaaaaaattcatatggtgctaattgagaaaaataataataaaatatcatgtgaaaaaagttgaaatcatAAGCGGTGTAGATAAAATTTATCTTAAAAATAGAATTTATGAGATGCAAGAgatttttatgtaattttagattatatatattaacaaaGCTAATTATGgttgtagaaaaaaaaaagaaagattgagcaattaacaaaataaatcttGGTCTTTCAATTGTGTTAGGGAACCACAACGAAGTTAAAATACAAGGAATTTTAGCTTAGGAAATAGACGATTTTTACAAACTGTGAACAATTTTACCaccatattttattttagccAAAAGGTagtagaaattttgaaagtctaatttttttttcttaaaaaaggaaaaactaaaAGAAGTATAAGGCTTTGACCGCAGGCACATTAAGTCAAAGATATATATctcctttttatttgtttgttgaAGCAGAACgcttctttttgagatgccttcacatgcttattgAATTTATTGTTAGCCTCCGTAGTTAGGGACTTTACCCTACGAAAGGCCATGCGGATGCTTGTTGACACTGATATTCTCTTCTTCAACCATAAATGGACTTTAACATATTAggtgaaaatattaatattatgaggaaaatgataaaaacaaaaagtaaagtgaaaaaaataatttataaataattacatGATTAACCGTCATCGTTCTCATCAACtcttgtcaaaatttttagttagATTTTGGAAGCTTAAATGCTTAAAAAACGAAACatattgatttaattatgCAATTAAATGTGATAATGAAATatgtaataataaattattcttGTAAGcgtataaaaaattaaatactttcCATTATTTATAATgagataaataataaaaatgaaccTTTAATCAATGgttcatttttcttatttaagaCTAAAGGGAGGGTTGGACAAGTAAATGTGGGCTTCAAGTTGGGCAAAAGCCATGGCCCACTGTAGACCAAGAGCATGGGCCCgttttatcatttaatttatccAAATTCCCACGTAGGCAATCCTAAGTAGACCATTGGCTTTTAATGCCCCGCCAAGTTGAAGAGTAAATTGGGAAGAGAACAGTCAAACTGCTTTTGTTCACAATCCGCGTATTAATTGACTTCCCAATCGCATGTGTTTCTACTAACTAATAAGAAAAACCTCTCACGCAGGAAGCTTCCACAAATTTGATGTCTTAATGTCAAAAAGTCAAGCTATTCAGCCGAACTTTAGTCGTAACCaccaaacaaaaacaattGGACCAAGTTTAAAGTCGTGTTATATTCCAAAACTTCTGTTACAAGTACACTTCGTATAGCAacttcaatataaattcaaacaACTAACCAAttaatttccaaaaataaaaaaatgaatatttttttatttacgtCAATAATGATTATTATTGTTATCGTTAACACCAAACTTATTGCCCTtgcttattttttatatataagtgCGTGCCATTATTTTAATGTTGCCGCCCACGTCTTAGGCCCAGCCCATGTGACGCGTGTACAATGTGGCCACatttctgaaaaaaaaaatggagaggGATACCACTAGGAATTTCAAGGTAAATGCGAGGGCAAATCaggaagataaaaaaatcCTTCCTAGAAGGCCACGAGCTTTAAGTTCTGTAGGCCCCGCAACCCGCCTCAGCTTTCACAAACGAGTAACGAGAAACGGGTGAGCCAACCTTTTCACCtatttttccaattttgtCCTCTTCGTTTCTTCGCTCTCAACACAATCTCCGCCACCTGACTCACCGAGTCCCTAAAACCGAAGAGGAAAAATAGTAGGGTGGGACTCTTAAACCGAAATGGTGTTGGACTCCGAGCTAATCGCCCGGCTCCGGGAGTTCTTGAAAGAGTCGGACCTGAACACGACGACGACAGCAATCGTACGGCGGAGATTGGAGGAGGATTTCAGGATTGATTTATCGGAGAAAAAGAAGTTTATTAGGGAGCAAGTCGATTTATATCTCCAAAGCCAGTTCGAAAATGCCGAAGAACAAGAACAAGAACAAGAGGATGAAAATAACGAAGAAGATGACCAGACGGCGAAGATTAAATCAGAGGAAACCGACGGCTCTGATTCGAACGAGGAAGAGGaggagagtgaaagagcaagGAATAAAAGGGCTTCCGCGAAGAAAGGGtcagttatttatttattaattaataattatacaaaatttcacgtaataataaatcaaatgtatttgtttatttttaaaagttttagatGATGCGTGGTTTAGAAGTTAATTGTGAGGTTATAAGTTGGTTATAGTTATGCTTAGTTTTATCATAAGTgtaatttggatttttttaagccttaattattataaatattttttataaagggtgtattttttttaagcataTAAGTTGGGGAAAATGTTTTGAATGTCAACATTTGACAGAACCTGTTTGTGTTAATCTGAACAGGTGTATAATTTAAATCCAACTCAGTGAGTCACTCTCTGAGATTGCCGTGGAACTCTTCGCTACAAGGTTGATTAACCATAGTTCTAGAAATAAAAGGATAACAATGAtgtgttaaaaaaattaatgcagacatgattttaatattttattgtcattgtagaaaatgaaagtttCTTATAATTTCCACCCTTGTTGATTTGGAGAAGcttaaacaaattttttttttggagttggacgaaatttaattaagtgctttaggagtgaaaattttccttgaaaatgcTTTAATGATCTCACTTTCCATGGCACtaggttatttgattaatatATAGCTGCTCCAAATTCATGTGCGCTTATTTGTCCTTTGACACATTTTATTTCATGGAGacaattttttctcttttcccttttgtCTTATAAATTGTAAGGTTTTTGCTCGTGGTCTGTAAGTGATCTTTTTTCATCCGAGGCACTACTGATAGATAAGTTGTACAGAAGGGTATTTTGTTGACTGCAATGCATTAAAACAAGGGCAAGCTACCTTAACTTCTCTCTTTGTAATTAAATTTGGCCTTTGGAACAGGAAATGCAAGCCTTTTTGTGCACCCTATTGATTGTGCATTTGATCTTTGGTTGTTAAGGTGTAAAATTTTTCAGCctatattttgaaatatgtttttttgCCCTCCTTTTCTCCTTCATTGAATCTGTTGATTTAGACTCCTGAAAATTCTCGACaatctgaattttcttgtttgttcTCAATCTTTGATGTTTTCGGGGGCTGGAAAGGAGGAAATGGGTTGGTTGTAAACTTGTAATAATACAGACTCCAGTTTTGCCCAGAAAACAAGACAGATCAGCTTGTGTTTAATGATGTCATTTAGATGACTTCAGATATTTCTTATCTAAAGTGCATTATTTGCTTCAGTTTTGATCCAATAGTCTGTTTGCTTGTTTGTAGTATTAGCAAACAACAATGGCTGCTGCACCAGAGTAGCAGGATTTAATGCTATTTCATGTTGGATAATGAGCATATTGAAAAGTGATTTTTGTGTGAATTGTTCATCTTTTCTTCAGCTTATCATCTACCTCAAATCCACTAATTTATCTAGAATATACCTAGACGAAGAATTTTCTCTCTACATTTGCATGCAAGCTTTGAAGTTTAGTAGGGCTTTGAAGCAGAGGTTGCAATTGCCATCAAACTTATAGATGCTAGTTTACGAATTTATGattgtattaatttataatataggTCAAAAAGAGTCAATAATGAAGTTAAGAGAAGAGGAGGTGGTTTTAACAAAGTATGTAGCCTTTCACCACAACTTCAAGAACTTGTAGGAGTGCCTGCATTGGCGAGGACTGAGGTACCTCTAAAATGTCCTGaatttcttttcagtttcttttttgttgattACTTAATTAAGGGAGCTGCTTTGTTCTAAATTGTCTGTTTAATATTGGTGCTAGGTAGTCAAGCAAATATGGGCTTATATTAGAGAGAAAAATTTGCAAGACCCagttaacaagaaaaatataatttgtgATGAGCCATTGCTAGCACTTTTTGGTGTTCGTTCCATTGACATGTTTCAAATGAACAAAGCCCTGTCAAAGCATATCTGGCCCTTGGATTCAGATGAAGGTATTAGCATATCTCTTTTGCATTTGCTAAACATTTTAAGATGGcttgatttgatatattaGATTTCGGCTCAAATTACTTGACTCCTTGAAACTTGAGTAAAAACTGCCGGTTCTCCATATAATTGGCCATTGCTGGAAATGAGggctttatttaattaaatttcaacTAAATGCAGGTGCAATATCTTTTGTGCCATGATCAATATGCTGCACGCGTTTTTTAATGTTCATCTTTATAAAGTGCTAAATTTAACTATAGTGGCTTTCATGGCACAGTTGTTTCAGTCAAGTCAACAGAGAGGGAAAAGCAACGTAAGCACGTGAGAGAAGAAGGTAGGGATGGTAAATGACTAAATTAAAGTCTTCTATTTGACTCATGATGCATCATAGCAGAACTTGTTTTGTATTGATATGAGAAGTTAGTATTGCTCATACTAACAACTTGTCTACCTTTGCCAGCAATACCTTGCAGCTAAGATTTTGCTTCCCCACTTTGAGTGCAAATTGGTAAATTGGTCTTTTGACTGTTGTTTCCTGAAAGAACCTTCTCATTTAGTGCTGTTGCTAGAGACATCTATTGCTGCTAATTCTGGCTTGCTTGTGTATTTGGCTCTCATATATCTTTGTGTGCTTAGTCCTGAACATCCTGCATGTTTTGAGTCAGGTTTTCATTGGTTGTTTGCTTGAAATAATCTCCTCTTTTATCCAATCCTGAACCGGCAACGTAGTGATATCAGTGACCTTTGTGGCTTTTGCTGCCCTCCTCTGTGTCCTTCTGTGCACGCATGTCATGTGTCTCACTATATGTATAATGTATCGGTTAATTTATTACTGTTGTTGAATTATGATAAACATGTTAGTAGACAGTTCACTATCATATATTCTTACCTCTCTGGTTTgctgttttcttctttgccttttcagATCCAGATGAGccaaaaaggaaggaaaagcGGCAGAAGGGATTTCTTGCTCCTCTTCAACTTTCGGATGCTCTGGTGAAGTTCCTTGGTACTGGAGAAAGTGTGCTAACGCGGGCTGATGTAATAAAGAGAATGTGGgattatataaaagaaaacaacctCCAGGTATCTGCCCTATCCATAGGGTCCTTTTACTGAAATTGTGATCCTAAGCGCATATAATAAGGCATAACAAGAATTATTATCAAACtttgtttatttgttttggCTTTTGCATGAAGGATCCATCTGACAAGAGAAAAGTAATATGTGATGAAAAGCTGAAAGAACTCTTCGAAGTTGAAACCTTCACTGGCTTCACCGTATCAAAGCTCTTGGCGGCTCATTTTCTTAAGACCTGACAGTGAGATGCTCCGCAGAGAAACAGGGGTTTTTGTCTGAGATATAGTTTCATGTTTCCAGTCCTTTCTTCTAGTATTTCTTTTCCCGTAGATACATGAGTGTATCTTTGCAATAGAAAACCtgaaatttaattgattggtTCTTCAAGAGGCTCAGTGTCAATGGGCTTTTCGAACTGGATCTTTGCGTGTAGGCCATGCATTTACAAAAATAGGTACAGGGACCTTATCTGGTTGAGAGATAACCAATCAGTAGTTGTAGCAGAAGTGAAAATatcaattgaatttgtttctctctttttgcgTGCATTTGTCTTTTTAATCTACCCTCATCGTTGTGCAATCTCAAGCCAAGACTACTAACTGCTAAAATCGACGGTCTGGAAAATAATAGTTCCGTTGCCGGGGATCGAACCCGGGTCTCCCGGGTGAAAGCCTGACATCCTAGCCACTGGACGACGGCGGATGGGGAATCGTGTTGGGATTAATGGATCTTACCATTCATTAAAACAATTAACTTATATCAACAGTATGCTGAACACAATTCAAAATTGAAGAACCTACCATCATTTGGTTCCAACCTTATTACTTTTACAAAGAGCTCAGCTGCAGCATTCAAGTCATCAACGGAGACctgaatgatttttatttttaagcaAGTCCATTCCTGGGTGAAAGTTTAAAGCAAGGGAGAATTTGTTGTAAGGCAATCTGAGCAGGATAACCACACCAATCTGGCTAGTATcctatgaaatgaaaaaaaagtcTGCAGCAGGACCATATTCCACTGTTGTTTGATCAGTTTTTGGACAATGGATGTATTATTATAGGATGGCTTCCATTTTCATTGTTCaacatgattaattattatcaGTAACTTGGTGCgatgaaataataaaattaagataagaatatatgtatatatatatagagattTGATAAATATCAgaactcaaattaatttttatgtgcataaatataataaaaattgattgCCTTGACGAAAacatcaattttaattaatcaaacatTCAATGTCAGAGATAAATGCATTCACGAGAAGATGGAATATGTGGCAACGAGAAGAATGAGAAGTTTAGCCAAGACCAGCCCTCCTTATAATATGAAATATGAAATgctgaaaatttaatgaaattaactttccttttatatatatatatccattatttttgcaaaaaacttgtttcctATCCACTCATGACTATTAG
Protein-coding sequences here:
- the LOC18611074 gene encoding serine/threonine-protein kinase SRK2I codes for the protein MDRADLTVGPAMDMPIMHDSDRYDFVRDIGAGNFGVARLMRDKVTKDLVAVKYIERGDKIDENVQREIINHRSLRHSNIVRFKEVILTPTHLAIVMEYASGGELFERICAAGRFNEDEARFFFQQLISGVSYCHAMQVCHRDLKLENTLLDGSPAPRLKICDFGYSKSSVLHSQPKSTVGTPAYIAPEVLLRREYDGKIADVWSCGVTLYVMLVGAYPFEDPDEPKDFRKTIQRILSVQYSIPDVVQISPECRHLISRIFVADPTARITIPEIRNHEWFLKNLPADLMDENTMGNHFEEPDQPMQSTDTIMQIIAEATIPAAVAIGFNPYMGGSDDEYMDDLDSESELEVDSSGEIVYAM
- the LOC18611075 gene encoding upstream activation factor subunit spp27 isoform X1; the protein is MVLDSELIARLREFLKESDLNTTTTAIVRRRLEEDFRIDLSEKKKFIREQVDLYLQSQFENAEEQEQEQEDENNEEDDQTAKIKSEETDGSDSNEEEEESERARNKRASAKKGSKRVNNEVKRRGGGFNKVCSLSPQLQELVGVPALARTEVVKQIWAYIREKNLQDPVNKKNIICDEPLLALFGVRSIDMFQMNKALSKHIWPLDSDEVVSVKSTEREKQRKHVREEGRDDPDEPKRKEKRQKGFLAPLQLSDALVKFLGTGESVLTRADVIKRMWDYIKENNLQDPSDKRKVICDEKLKELFEVETFTGFTVSKLLAAHFLKT
- the LOC18611075 gene encoding upstream activation factor subunit spp27 isoform X2; translated protein: MVLDSELIARLREFLKESDLNTTTTAIVRRRLEEDFRIDLSEKKKFIREQVDLYLQSQFENAEEQEQEQEDENNEEDDQTAKIKSEETDGSDSNEEEEESERARNKRASAKKGSKRVNNEVKRRGGGFNKVCSLSPQLQELVGVPALARTEVVKQIWAYIREKNLQDPVNKKNIICDEPLLALFGVRSIDMFQMNKALSKHIWPLDSDEVVSVKSTEREKQRKHVREEDPDEPKRKEKRQKGFLAPLQLSDALVKFLGTGESVLTRADVIKRMWDYIKENNLQDPSDKRKVICDEKLKELFEVETFTGFTVSKLLAAHFLKT